Proteins encoded by one window of Mauremys mutica isolate MM-2020 ecotype Southern chromosome 25, ASM2049712v1, whole genome shotgun sequence:
- the HEXIM1 gene encoding protein HEXIM1 has protein sequence MADPQPPSGPTSAAEPAGECPASGAEQQQQQAAAAAGSPRAAESACQASPPAGARQGEGRPEGGGEQAEGGEWAAGEGQPPADGQRAGPPPAAQGQGQGWAGPGGHRDRPPVGGEEEWRQRQLGKKKHRRRPSKKKRHWKPYYKLTWEEKKLFDERQSQRASRLRAEMFAKGQPVAPYNTTQFLMEDHDQEEPDLKTGLYPKKAAAKSDDTSEEDFLEEAADEDGGSDGMGGDGSEFLQRDFSETYERYHVESLQNMSKQELIKEYLELEKCLSRMEDENNRLRLESKKYGGDSAEDPRVRELELELDRLRAENLKLLKENELHRQQEKSLSKFGE, from the coding sequence ATGGCTGACCCGCAGCCGCCGTCCGGCCCAACTTCGGCCGCGGAGCCGGCCGGGGAGTGTCCGGCGAGCGGAgccgagcagcagcagcagcaggcggcggcggcggctggcaGCCCGCGGGCGGCGGAGAGCGCGTGTCaggcttccccgcccgccggggCACGCCAGGGCGAGGGCCGCCCGGAGGGAGGCGGCGAGCAGGCGGAGGGCGGAGAATGGGCAGCCGGGGAGGGGCAGCCTCCCGCGGACGGACAAAGAGCCGGGCCCCCGCCGGCcgcgcagggccagggccagggctgggccgggccggggggccaCAGGGACCGGCCCCCCGTGGGGGGCGAGGAGGAATGGCGGCAGCGGCAGCTGGGCAAGAAGAAGCACCGGCGGCGCCCCTCCAAGAAGAAGCGGCACTGGAAGCCCTATTACAAGCTCACCTGGGAGGAGAAGAAGTTGTTCGACGAGCGGCAAAGCCAGCGGGCTTCCCGGCTCAGGGCGGAGATGTTCGCCAAGGGGCAGCCGGTGGCGCCGTACAACACCACCCAGTTCCTGATGGAGGATCACGACCAGGAGGAGCCGGATCTTAAGACTGGCCTCTACCCCAAGAAGGCGGCAGCCAAGTCAGATGATACCAGCGAGGAAGACTTCCTGGAGGAGGCAGCAGACGAGGACGGGGGCAGCGACGGGATGGGAGGCGACGGCAGTGAGTTTCTCCAGAGGGATTTCTCAGAGACTTACGAGCGGTACCATGTGGAGAGCCTGCAGAACATGAGCAAGCAGGAGCTGATCAAGGAGTACTTGGAGCTGGAAAAATGCCTTTCCAGGATGGAAGATGAGAACAACAGGCTGAGGCTGGAAAGCAAAAAATATGGGGGGGACTCCGCAGAGGATCCTAGGGTAAGAGAACTAGAGCTGGAACTGGACAGGTTGAGAGCTGAGAACCTGAAGCTGTTGAAAGAGAACGAACTTCACAGACAACAGGAGAAATCGCTTTCCAAGTTTGGAGAGTGA